One window of Catonella massiliensis genomic DNA carries:
- a CDS encoding UDP-N-acetylmuramoyl-L-alanyl-D-glutamate--2,6-diaminopimelate ligase: MLASELLAYIKVKKIYGDIENIDIKYISQDSRDIKEGTAFICIEGSQVDGHTFVESAGDKGASLFIASKDISDKAGNIPVVYVKDTLKVMALLSNVLFGEPSGRLFMVGITGTNGKTTTSYLINHIFEENGQKTGLIGTIHHKIGKKIIPTKNTTPVSVTLQGLLKDMVEENCDSCIMEVSSHALALDRVIGCDFDVAVFTNLSHEHLDLHKTMENYARTKELLFTQLGHTVKNGKLKTAVLNIDDEHSREYRLHTPAEVITYGINDKSADFYADNISFDDWKMKFDLHFLGDVYKIETHLVGVFNVYNVLAAISAAYAKGIGIEESAKALKSFTGVGGRMEVLHTDKGYKIIIDFAHTPDGLLNVLKTLIKVPHKRIITLIGHSGGNRDSSMRPDLGRIALENSDEVVFTADNPRNESIAHIVEGLISDCDKTNYTVIEDRKEAIEHALKMAGEEDIVLLAGKGVEPYQVIGNEYLPYSEIDTVREILGRM; encoded by the coding sequence ATGTTAGCAAGTGAATTATTGGCTTACATAAAAGTTAAGAAAATCTATGGTGATATAGAAAACATTGATATAAAATATATTTCACAGGACAGCAGAGATATAAAAGAAGGAACTGCTTTCATCTGTATAGAGGGAAGTCAGGTAGATGGACACACCTTCGTAGAAAGTGCGGGAGATAAGGGGGCTAGCCTTTTCATCGCAAGTAAAGATATCTCTGATAAGGCGGGAAATATCCCAGTGGTATATGTGAAAGACACCTTGAAAGTGATGGCACTTTTGTCAAATGTACTCTTTGGAGAGCCTAGCGGAAGGCTGTTCATGGTGGGGATAACAGGGACCAACGGGAAGACGACAACGAGTTACCTGATTAACCATATTTTTGAAGAAAACGGGCAAAAAACCGGACTGATAGGAACCATTCATCATAAGATAGGAAAGAAGATTATACCGACAAAGAATACCACACCGGTATCAGTTACCCTTCAGGGACTGTTAAAGGATATGGTGGAGGAAAACTGTGACTCCTGTATTATGGAGGTTTCATCACACGCACTTGCACTTGACAGGGTGATTGGCTGTGATTTTGATGTAGCAGTATTTACGAATTTATCTCACGAGCACCTGGACTTACATAAGACCATGGAAAACTATGCCCGCACCAAGGAGCTCTTATTTACCCAGCTTGGGCATACTGTTAAAAACGGGAAATTAAAGACTGCTGTGCTAAACATAGATGATGAGCACTCAAGGGAATACAGACTCCATACTCCTGCAGAGGTGATTACATACGGAATAAATGATAAAAGTGCAGATTTTTATGCGGACAATATAAGCTTTGATGACTGGAAGATGAAGTTTGATTTGCATTTTTTAGGCGATGTATATAAGATAGAGACCCACCTGGTGGGTGTATTTAATGTATACAATGTGCTTGCGGCTATATCTGCTGCCTATGCTAAAGGAATCGGGATTGAAGAAAGTGCTAAAGCCCTAAAGAGCTTTACCGGAGTGGGCGGAAGGATGGAAGTTCTTCATACGGATAAGGGCTATAAGATAATTATAGACTTTGCACATACTCCGGATGGACTCTTAAATGTGCTTAAAACTTTAATCAAGGTGCCGCACAAGAGGATAATTACCCTCATAGGGCATAGCGGTGGTAACAGAGACTCCAGTATGAGGCCTGATTTGGGAAGGATTGCCCTTGAGAATTCGGACGAGGTTGTATTTACAGCTGATAACCCTAGAAATGAGAGCATAGCCCACATTGTAGAGGGACTCATTTCAGATTGTGATAAAACAAATTACACTGTAATAGAAGATAGAAAAGAAGCCATTGAACACGCCTTAAAGATGGCAGGTGAGGAAGATATAGTACTGCTTGCAGGAAAGGGTGTAGAGCCTTATCAGGTAATAGGAAACGAATATCTGCCATACAGCGAGATAGACACGGTAAGAGAGATTCTTGGCAGGATGTAA
- a CDS encoding HlyC/CorC family transporter, producing MDPSDAINIIVLFVLVLLSAFFSSAETAIISVNKIRIRSMVEEEVKNAALVAKITEDSRKFISTVLIGNNVVNISASALTTTFVLGLFGNVYVGIGTGILTMIILVFGEVLPKTIATIHAEKLSLAYAPILLFLMKLFTPLVFLLNIVSGGILKIFGIDPDKMTTGITENELLTYVEVSHEEGIIENEEKEMITNVVDFGDSLVKDVMVPRVDMYMINDDISYDELLFAFEKDKYSRLPVYQENYDNIIGIVYLKDVAFYKGDKQGFKIESILRPANFTYEFKKTSELLIEMRNSSLSMCIVLDEYGAAVGLITLEDLLEEIVGEIRDEYDGDEVDDIVQLDQDEYMVLGSTRLDDFNEFFGTEYESDDYDSIAGKLIELFERLPDKGDAITDGSLSFLIEFVDHRRIEKVRVRKLPSADEGSDYAESDFGEASE from the coding sequence TTGGACCCCAGTGACGCGATAAATATTATCGTGCTTTTTGTGCTAGTTCTGCTTTCAGCATTTTTTTCATCGGCTGAAACAGCAATTATATCTGTAAACAAGATTAGAATCCGTTCTATGGTAGAAGAAGAGGTTAAGAATGCTGCTCTGGTAGCGAAAATAACCGAGGATTCGAGGAAGTTTATAAGCACGGTGTTAATAGGCAACAACGTGGTAAATATTTCAGCTTCTGCTCTTACAACAACCTTTGTGCTTGGGCTATTTGGAAATGTTTACGTCGGTATAGGTACAGGTATCCTCACTATGATTATACTTGTATTCGGAGAAGTTCTCCCAAAGACGATTGCAACTATCCACGCAGAGAAGCTTTCTCTTGCTTACGCACCTATACTGCTGTTTTTGATGAAGTTGTTTACCCCGCTGGTATTTCTCTTAAATATAGTTTCCGGCGGAATACTTAAAATCTTTGGCATCGATCCTGACAAGATGACTACAGGAATTACCGAAAATGAGCTTTTAACCTATGTGGAGGTAAGCCACGAGGAGGGTATCATCGAGAACGAAGAGAAAGAAATGATAACCAACGTGGTTGACTTTGGTGATTCTCTGGTTAAAGATGTAATGGTGCCTAGGGTTGATATGTATATGATAAATGACGATATCAGCTATGACGAGCTTTTATTTGCCTTTGAAAAGGATAAATACTCAAGACTTCCGGTATATCAGGAGAATTACGATAACATAATCGGTATAGTCTACCTGAAAGATGTGGCTTTTTACAAGGGTGATAAACAAGGGTTTAAGATCGAGTCGATTCTTCGTCCGGCTAACTTTACCTATGAGTTTAAGAAGACCTCTGAACTTCTCATAGAAATGAGAAATTCTTCACTTTCAATGTGTATAGTGCTTGATGAGTACGGTGCCGCTGTAGGTCTTATTACTCTTGAAGACCTACTCGAAGAGATAGTCGGAGAGATTCGTGACGAGTATGACGGTGACGAAGTGGATGATATAGTTCAGTTAGATCAGGATGAGTACATGGTTCTTGGCTCTACCAGACTTGATGACTTCAACGAGTTCTTTGGCACTGAGTATGAATCAGATGACTATGATTCCATCGCAGGTAAGCTTATTGAACTTTTTGAAAGACTTCCTGATAAAGGTGATGCAATTACAGACGGTTCGCTTTCCTTCTTAATTGAATTTGTTGACCATAGAAGAATAGAGAAGGTAAGAGTGAGAAAGCTTCCAAGTGCTGATGAGGGTTCTGATTATGCAGAGTCTGACTTTGGTGAAGCTTCAGAATAA